A genomic segment from Gopherus evgoodei ecotype Sinaloan lineage chromosome 6, rGopEvg1_v1.p, whole genome shotgun sequence encodes:
- the PMAIP1 gene encoding phorbol-12-myristate-13-acetate-induced protein 1, whose product MMPGKTLRKGAQQNPALPAQEAVTQCSLQLRKIGDICNLQQKILNVITKLFCPGT is encoded by the exons ATGATGCCGGGAAAGACCCTGCGCAAGGGTGCGCAGCAGAACCCCGCTCTCCCAG CACAGGAAGCTGTGACGCAGTGCTCTTTGCAACTACGCAAAATAGGAGATATATGCAACCTGCAGCAGAAGATTCTTAACGTTATTACAAAACTGTTCTGCCCAGGAACGTGA